The following proteins come from a genomic window of Culicoides brevitarsis isolate CSIRO-B50_1 unplaced genomic scaffold, AGI_CSIRO_Cbre_v1 contig_56, whole genome shotgun sequence:
- the LOC134836537 gene encoding probable cytochrome P450 28a5 isoform X1, whose translation MHVHFRECTKEKQLQIDKNQSFLLEKGTSVVIPVFHIHRDSNFYGADAADFNPDRFNEAAMKDFSDKGVFFPFGDGPRMCLGRKFALAQMKCCVAYFVTTFEFAISDAMSKHPKYDTFDFLLSYKSGVLLSLKQINSLIDAERSTRDMILLFFALLAGAIGLVYFYMTKNYTYWEKKNVPGPGARLLMGSFKSVIDKKIHNLHEIAQLYKEYKGRTKAVGVYYGVKPTLLVIDPELAKKVMITDFSHFTDTKGLLTIDKESDPLLGRNPFFLKGEEWKEKRGEILPAFTSGRIKALFPIMQEVADRMKKFIHEENRIQSEFEMRELCAKFTTDVVGSSIYGVESGAFSGEESEIRQVARNVMSPSWRLFFIIGLAPFFPAVAEIFKVKFCPDKEADFLVNLMNQALKYRKDNKIERQDYLDFLIHLREKKGISDLEMAAHTLSFFFDGIETSSITLSNIFYELAKSKKHQEKLRQEMLKIRDSNGNFDYDTLTDNNFLEQVIYESLRLNPVLHMHFRECTKEYETEITAGQTLKIDKGTIVNIAIREMQHDKEYYGADAGEFNPDRFDSATGGFKPYTDKGVLFPFGDGPRICLGQRFAKTQLKCCIAHLITNFELSVSEKMPKKPEYNPYEMMLTYKSGILLNLKPISG comes from the exons ATGCATGTTCATTTCCGTGAATGTACCAAAGAAAAACAGCTTCAAATCgacaaaaatcaatcatttttgcttgaaaaaggAACAAGTGTCGTAATTCCTGTCTTCCACATCCATCGggactcaaatttttatggagCCGATGCTGCTGATTTCAATCCCGATCGTTTTAATGAAGCCGCAATGAAGGATTTTTCCGACAAAGGAGTCTTTTTTCCGTTTGGAGATGGACCTCGTATGTGTTTAGGACGCAAATTCGCTCTGGCGCAGATGAAATGCTGTGTTGCTTACTTTGTCACGACATTTGAGTTCGCTATCAGTGATGCAATGTCAAAACATCCAAAGTACGACACATTTGATTTTCTGCTCTCATACAAGTCGGGTGTTCTATTgagtttaaaacaaattaa TTCTTTAATTGACGCCGAACGATCAACACGCGacatgattttattattttttgccttaCTGGCGGGTGCCATTGGtctcgtttatttttatatgacgAAAAATTACACTTATTGGGAGAAGAAAAATGTTCCAGGACCTGGAGCGCGACTTCTAATGGGATCTTTCAAAAGCGTCATTGacaagaaaattcataatttgcatgaaattgcGCAATTGTACAA AGAGTACAAGGGACGTACGAAGGCTGTTGGCGTATATTACGGAGTCAAACCAACATTACTCGTGATCGACCCAGAACTCGCTAAAAAAGTGATGATTACTGATTTCAGTCATTTTACAGACACAAAAGGGCTTTTAACG aTTGATAAGGAATCTGATCCATTACTCGGAAGAAATCCATTTTTCTTGAAAGGAGAGGAATGGAAGGAAAAACGAGGGGAAATTTTGCCAGCTTTTACGAGTGGaaga atCAAGGCTCTTTTTCCGATCATGCAAGAAGTTGCGGAtcgcatgaaaaaattcatccaCGAAGAAAATCGCATTCAAAGTGAATTTGAGATGCGGGAGTTGTGTGCAAAGTTCACTACTGACGTCGTTGGATCCTCAATTTATGGCGTTGAGTCCGGAGCATTTTCCGGAGAAGAATCGGAAATTCGACAAGTTGCACGAAATGTAATGAGTCCCTCTTGgcgattatttttcatcattggaCTTGCTCCTTTCTTCCCCGCCGTCGCTGAAATCTTCAAGGTCAAGTTCTGCCCAGACAAAGAAGCTGACTTTTTGGTCAATTTAATGAATCAAGCGTTGAAATATCGCAAAGATAACAAGATTGAACGTCAAGATTACCTggattttttgatacatttgcGCGAAAAGAAGGGAATTTCGGATTTGGAGATGGCGGCACACACTTTGAGTTTCTTCTTTGATGGCATTGAGACTTCAAGTATCACTTTATCGAACATTTTTTACGAG cTCGCCAAAAGCAAAAAACATCAAGAAAAACTACGTCAAGAAATGCTGAAAATCCGCGATTCAAATGGTAATTTCGATTACGATACCTTAACGGACAACAATTTCCTCGAACAAGTGATCTACGAGTCACTTCGCTTGAATCCAGTTCTTCATATGCACTTCCGAGAATGTACCAAAGAGTACGAAACTGAAATTACTGCAGGTCAAACGTTGAAAATCGACAAAGGAACTATCGTTAACATCGCAATTCGCGAAATGCAGCACGATAAGGAGTATTATGGAGCAGATGCTGGTGAATTTAATCCCGATAGATTCGATTCGGCGACTGGAGGGTTCAAGCCGTACACAGATAAGGGAGTTCTCTTTCCCTTTGGCGATGGGCCTCGCATTTGTTTGGGTCAGAGATTCGCCAAGACGCAGCTCAAGTGTTGCATTGCTCATCTAATCACGAATTTCGAGTTGAGTGTGAGCGAAAAGATGCCCAAAAAGCCGGAATATAACCCTTATGAGATGATGTTGACATACAAATCGGgcattttgttgaatttgaaGCCGATTTCGGgctga
- the LOC134836537 gene encoding probable cytochrome P450 28a5 isoform X2 — protein sequence MILLFFALLAGAIGLVYFYMTKNYTYWEKKNVPGPGARLLMGSFKSVIDKKIHNLHEIAQLYKEYKGRTKAVGVYYGVKPTLLVIDPELAKKVMITDFSHFTDTKGLLTIDKESDPLLGRNPFFLKGEEWKEKRGEILPAFTSGRIKALFPIMQEVADRMKKFIHEENRIQSEFEMRELCAKFTTDVVGSSIYGVESGAFSGEESEIRQVARNVMSPSWRLFFIIGLAPFFPAVAEIFKVKFCPDKEADFLVNLMNQALKYRKDNKIERQDYLDFLIHLREKKGISDLEMAAHTLSFFFDGIETSSITLSNIFYELAKSKKHQEKLRQEMLKIRDSNGNFDYDTLTDNNFLEQVIYESLRLNPVLHMHFRECTKEYETEITAGQTLKIDKGTIVNIAIREMQHDKEYYGADAGEFNPDRFDSATGGFKPYTDKGVLFPFGDGPRICLGQRFAKTQLKCCIAHLITNFELSVSEKMPKKPEYNPYEMMLTYKSGILLNLKPISG from the exons atgattttattattttttgccttaCTGGCGGGTGCCATTGGtctcgtttatttttatatgacgAAAAATTACACTTATTGGGAGAAGAAAAATGTTCCAGGACCTGGAGCGCGACTTCTAATGGGATCTTTCAAAAGCGTCATTGacaagaaaattcataatttgcatgaaattgcGCAATTGTACAA AGAGTACAAGGGACGTACGAAGGCTGTTGGCGTATATTACGGAGTCAAACCAACATTACTCGTGATCGACCCAGAACTCGCTAAAAAAGTGATGATTACTGATTTCAGTCATTTTACAGACACAAAAGGGCTTTTAACG aTTGATAAGGAATCTGATCCATTACTCGGAAGAAATCCATTTTTCTTGAAAGGAGAGGAATGGAAGGAAAAACGAGGGGAAATTTTGCCAGCTTTTACGAGTGGaaga atCAAGGCTCTTTTTCCGATCATGCAAGAAGTTGCGGAtcgcatgaaaaaattcatccaCGAAGAAAATCGCATTCAAAGTGAATTTGAGATGCGGGAGTTGTGTGCAAAGTTCACTACTGACGTCGTTGGATCCTCAATTTATGGCGTTGAGTCCGGAGCATTTTCCGGAGAAGAATCGGAAATTCGACAAGTTGCACGAAATGTAATGAGTCCCTCTTGgcgattatttttcatcattggaCTTGCTCCTTTCTTCCCCGCCGTCGCTGAAATCTTCAAGGTCAAGTTCTGCCCAGACAAAGAAGCTGACTTTTTGGTCAATTTAATGAATCAAGCGTTGAAATATCGCAAAGATAACAAGATTGAACGTCAAGATTACCTggattttttgatacatttgcGCGAAAAGAAGGGAATTTCGGATTTGGAGATGGCGGCACACACTTTGAGTTTCTTCTTTGATGGCATTGAGACTTCAAGTATCACTTTATCGAACATTTTTTACGAG cTCGCCAAAAGCAAAAAACATCAAGAAAAACTACGTCAAGAAATGCTGAAAATCCGCGATTCAAATGGTAATTTCGATTACGATACCTTAACGGACAACAATTTCCTCGAACAAGTGATCTACGAGTCACTTCGCTTGAATCCAGTTCTTCATATGCACTTCCGAGAATGTACCAAAGAGTACGAAACTGAAATTACTGCAGGTCAAACGTTGAAAATCGACAAAGGAACTATCGTTAACATCGCAATTCGCGAAATGCAGCACGATAAGGAGTATTATGGAGCAGATGCTGGTGAATTTAATCCCGATAGATTCGATTCGGCGACTGGAGGGTTCAAGCCGTACACAGATAAGGGAGTTCTCTTTCCCTTTGGCGATGGGCCTCGCATTTGTTTGGGTCAGAGATTCGCCAAGACGCAGCTCAAGTGTTGCATTGCTCATCTAATCACGAATTTCGAGTTGAGTGTGAGCGAAAAGATGCCCAAAAAGCCGGAATATAACCCTTATGAGATGATGTTGACATACAAATCGGgcattttgttgaatttgaaGCCGATTTCGGgctga
- the LOC134836539 gene encoding uncharacterized protein LOC134836539, with product MKYALILAFLALIGATTAIQDYAVNRQGLHHGIEMHHSYSRVATNAHSGHEIPVQRLQAPPIPVGNAPATPEEINALEEPSTVAQENLLADMQPVGTECPPRATGVFPHLINCKQYLNCYKGKGSVQTCPPGTLFNPETKLCDNPTKVKCVTLSRTDNKYQREQQNAKVAQYNQFQSTRNTNQRSSAPDVEVQELPSYPQKTSQLTSRMGRTREQDYLDEEDTDLAADESVQNRNGAYEPSCPPDAVGRHLPHPFDCAKYLHCDITGTFIRDCGPGTHFNPEMEVCDWPQNVNCVLQEQGGSYKKPKELEIPSTVDYDDEMYSGIGRIDMRFSKDNEHLHNKGPAGAVFIPHNTRNQPNYWTTTQKPYTRFENGRPNYDQLPQESARAYPRVDEQVSRAHQAPIYTRPRPPAKVERRQFFTTTTTTTEKTPEIVTPKEAVMSMNNYNRAYYNQQKLKYNEEELPVTGDMSTLSDALKMLLKPYIKEKEVNISIPIETKMGTEQKDKSVNYEVSEEQQHLAGGQQWIDSSNENVEVELPTTTTTTTQRPQYHHQHNHPRGHFQHSPEWHANHGNNRHHTHHGPHQGAHNPEWHRRNGIPMPETRYNPREGPRQHTYNRNNYPTTTTTNTPDIPIPDEEAVKPTQPTIYFYRDPKAVIPLRTTTPKPQICEGHKCPNGKCIDQTAVCDGKNDCGDRSDEATCPRLGYEVRLSNDKGKKHEGRVEVKVYDVWGYVCDDKFDIKAANVLCKELGFEMGAAELRLGSQYAPSAGLTDGEDTIFIMDEVECKGNETSLKECDFNGWGVHDCNADEIVGVVCKIPIMKCPADYWLCEMSQECIPTGFLCDNVYDCSDHSDESPKQCNASLEIRLVDGASKHEGRVEVKYRGIWGTICDDDFTKEAADVICRQLGFEGESTVVKSKFGQGKGPIWLDQVKCIGNETTIDDCVHWQWGEHNCAHTEDVGVKCFDGTQRIARTQTSKTKGKLQTRFEDFPYAERSSKLLPEQCGRVKVDLKKEQYHERVVQSTKTQRGEIPWQASIRAKKAGISAHWCGAVLISRYHLITAAHCLTGYPKGAYMVRLGDYRSDEVEPSEIEVYVENLYIHEDFRKGQHMNNDIAIVLLKSPIRFNSYIQPVCLPDKKAPYTPGMNCTISGWGAIQSGSMSTSFDLRAGKVPIQPMHICKQPGVYGEAITEGMFCAGSLSKGVDACDGDSGGPLVCESNGVNTLYGIISWGQHCGFVNKPGVYVKVSHYIDWIEQKLEHSKHTFGA from the exons ATGAAGTACGCATTAATATTGGCGTTTTTAGCTCTAATTGGAGCAACAACTGCT ATTCAAGATTACGCGGTAAACAGACAAGGACTCCATCATGGCATTGAGATGCATCATTCGTACAGTAGGGTAGCCACAAATGCGCATTCTGGGCACGAAATTCCCGTACAAAGGCTTCAAGCGCCTCCAATTCCAGTTGGGAATGCTCCTGCGACGCCCGAAGAAATAAACGCACTCGAGGAGCCATCGACAGTGGCGCAAGAAAATCTCCTTGCCGATATGCAGCCCGTTGGAACGGAATGTCCTCCTCGTGCGACGGGAGTTTTTCCGCATCTCATCAATTGCAAGCAATATTTGAACTGCTACAAAGGCAAAGGCAGCGTTCAGACATGCCCGCCGGGCACTCTCTTCAATCCCGAGACAAAACTTTGCGATAATCCGACAAAGGTTAAGTGTGTAACCCTCAGTCGCACTGATAACAAATACCAAAGAGAACAACAAAACGCGAAAGTAGCGCAATATAATCAATTCCAATCGACTCGTAATACCAATCAACGCAGTAGCGCGCCCGACGTTGAAGTTCAAGAGCTTCCATCGTACCCGCAAAAGACATCACAGCTAACTTCTCGCATGGGAAGAACACGAGAACAAGACTATTTAGACGAAGAAGACACGGATTTGGCTGCTGATGAGTCTGTTCAGAATAGAAATGGAGCTTATGAACCAAGTTGTCCTCCTGATGCTGTTGGGAGACATTTGCCGCATCCCTTTGACTGCGCGAAATACCTTCATTGTGACATCACGGGAACATTTATCCGAGATTGTGGGCCCGGAACGCATTTTAATCCCGAAATGGAGGTTTGTGATTGGCCTCAGAACGTAAATTGTGTGTTGCAGGAACAAGGAGGAAGTTATAAAAAGCCAAAAGAATTGGAAATTCCCTCGACAGTCGATTACGATGATGAAATGTATTCAGGAATTGGTAGAATTGACATGAGATTTTCGAAAGATAATGAACATTTGCACAATAAAGGACCTGCTGGAGCAGTTTTTATTCCTCATAACACGAGAAATCAACCGAATTATTGGACAACGACACAAAAACCGTATACTAGATTCGAAAATGGAAGACCTAATTATGATCAATTACCACAAGAATCCGCTCGAGCATATCCTCGCGTTGATGAACAAGTCTCCAGAGCTCATCAGGCTCCAATTTATACACGCCCGAGACCTCCAGCGAAGGTCGAACGGCGTCAATTCTTcacaacgacaacaacaaccacgGAAAAGACTCCGGAAATCGTAACGCCAAAGGAAGCTGTGATGTCTATGAACAACTACAATCGCGCTTATTAcaaccaacaaaaattgaaatacaacGAAGAAGAACTTCCCGTCACGGGAGACATGTCAACGTTAAGCGACGCCCTTAAAATGCTCTTAAAACCTTACATCAAAGAAAAAGAAGTCAACATTTCGATACCGATCGAGACAAAAATGGGCACCGAACAAAAAGACAAGTCCGTAAATTACGAAGTGAGCGAAGAGCAACAACATCTCGCCGGAGGACAACAATGGATCGACTCGAGTAACGAAAATGTCGAAGTAGAATTGCCcacaacgacaacgacaacaacTCAAAGGCCTCAGTATCATCATCAACACAACCATCCACGAGGTCATTTCCAACATTCGCCCGAATGGCATGCAAATCACGGCAATAATCGACATCATACGCATCACGGACCTCATCAAGGCGCTCACAATCCCGAATGGCATCGCCGAAACGGCATTCCGATGCCTGAAACGCGTTACAATCCACGCGAAGGACCTCGTCAACACACTTATAACCGAAATAATTATCCAACTACGACAACTACAAACACTCCAGATATCCCGATACCCGATGAAGAAGCTGTCAAACCCACACAACCCACAATTTACTTCTATAGAGATCCAAAAGCTGTGATTCCGCTTCGAACGACGACTCCCAAACCACAAATTTGCGAAGGACACAAATGCCCGAATGGAAAATGTATTGACCAAACAGCGGTTTGTGATGGGAAAAACGATTGCGGTGACAGATCTGATGAAGCAACATGTCCCCGTTTAGGATATGAAGTTCGTCTTTCGAAtgacaaaggaaaaaaacacgAAGGACGAGTCGAAGTTAAAGTTTACGATGTTTGGGGATACGTTTGTGATGacaaatttgatataaaagcGGCAAATGTTTTATGCAAAGAGCTCGGATTCGAAATGGGAGCTGCAGAATTGCGTCTCGGATCACAATATGCTCCAAGTGCGGGCTTAACTGATGGCGAAGACACGATTTTTATCATGGATGAGGTCGAATGCAAGGGAAATGAGACATCTTTGAAGGAATGTGACTTTAATGGATGGGGCGTTCATGATTGCAATGCCGATGAAATTGTTGGCGTTGTTTGTAAAATCCCAATTATGAAGTGTCCTGCGGATTATTGGTTGTGCGAAATGTCACAAGAATGCATTCCAACGGGATTTTTGTGTGATAATGTGTACGATTGCTCCGATCATTCGGATGAAAGTCCCAAACAGTGTAATGCTTCGTTGGAAATTCGATTGGTTGATGGCGCATCAAAGCACGAAGGACGAGTTGAAGTCAAATATCGCGGTATTTGGGGAACGATTTGTGATG atGACTTTACAAAGGAAGCTGCTGATGTAATTTGCCGCCAATTAGGATTCGAAGGCGAAAGTACAGTTGTAAAAAGCAAATTTGGTCAAGGAAAGGGCCCAATTTGGCTGGATCAAGTCAAATGTATAGGAAATGAAACCACGATCGACGACTGCGTTCATTGGCAATGGGGCGAGCATAATTGTGCACACACAGAAGATGTCGGAGTCAAATGTTTCGATg gAACTCAAAGAATCGCTCGCACTCAAACCAGCAAGACAAAAGGAAAGCTCCAAACACGTTTCGAAGACTTCCCGTACGCAGAACGTTCGTCGAAACTGCTTCCCGAGCAATGTGGTCGCGTAAAAGTCGACTTAAAGAAGGAACAATATCATGAACGCGTCGTTCAAAGTACCAAAACTCAACGCGGCGAGATTCCATGGCAAGCGAGCATTCGCGCGAAGAAAGCAGGCATTTCCGCTCATTGGTGCGGCGCCGTGTTAATCTCTCGTTATCACTTAATAACAGCTGCTCATTGTCTCACCGGGTATCCAAAAGGAGCTTATATGGTCCGTTTAGGAGATTATCGCTCAGATGAAGTTGAACCATCGGAAATTGAGGTTTACGTTGAAAATTTGTACATTCACGAGGATTTCCGTAAAGGACAACATATGAACAACGATATTGCCATCGTTCTCCTAAAATCGCCAATTCGGTTCAATTCGTACATTCAACCTGTTTGTCTTCCAGACAAAAAAGCTCCGTACACACCTGGAATGAACTGCACAATTTCCGGATGGGGCGCCATTCAATCGGGAAGTATGTCAACATCATTCGATCTCCGTGCAGGCAAAGTCCCGATACAGCCCATGCACATCTGTAAACAACCCGGAGTCTATGGCGAAGCTATTACTGAAGGCATGTTCTGTGCCGGAAGTTTATCTAAAGGCGTTGATGCCTGTGACGGCGACAGCGGAGGACCATTGGTGTGCGAATCGAACG GAGTCAACACCCTTTATGGCATCATCTCGTGGGGACAACATTGCGGCTTCGTGAATAAACCAGGAGTTTATGTGAAAGTATCGCACTACATCGACTGGATCGAGCAGAAATTGGAACACTCAAAACACACATTTGGTGCATAA
- the LOC134836538 gene encoding F-box/WD repeat-containing protein 1A, translating into MINQPETCLNFQQTILYDPARKKEPSLSFQDERDTCLSYFSKWNEGDQVDFVEQLLSRMCHYQHGHINAYLKPMLQRDFISLLPKKGLDHVAENILSHLDADSLCAAELVCKEWLRVISEGMLWKKLIERKVRTDSLWRGLAERRAWMKHLFVPRPGSIHRPHKFYRSLFPKIMKDIQTIEDNWRQGTHNLQRINCRSENSKGVYCLQYDDNKIVSGLRDNTIKIWDRNTLQCYKILTGHTGSVLCLQYDDKVIISGSSDSTVRVWDVNTGELVNTLIHHCEAVLHLRFNNGMMVTCSKDRSIAVWDMTSASEIALRRVLVGHRAAVNVVDFDEKYIVSASGDRTIKVWNTSSCDFFRTLNGHKRGIACLQYRDRLVVSGSSDNSIRLWDIQYGNCLRVLEGHEELVRCIRFDSKRIVSGAYDGKIKVWDLQAALDPRAQSNTLCLKTLVEHTGRVFRLQFDEFQIVSSSHDDTILIWDFLNCSQANPEPPVNRSPSPSME; encoded by the exons atgataaatcaaCCAGAAACATGCTTAAAC ttccaACAGACGATATTATACGACCCGGCACGCAAAAAAGAGCCATCGTTATCGTTCCAGGACGAACGAGACACCTGTCTTTCATACTTTTCCAAGTGGAATGAGGGAGATCAAGTTGACTTTGTAGAACAATTGCTATCTCGGATGTGCCATTATCAGCATGGACATATTAACGCCTACTTAAAGCCTATGCTACAACGCGATTTTATTTCCTTATTGCCGA AAAAAGGCTTGGATCACGTTGCCGAAAACATTTTGTCGCACCTGGATGCCGATTCGTTGTGTGCTGCCGAATTAGTTTGTAAGGAATGGCTCCGTGTGATATCCGAGGGGAtgttatggaaaaaattgatcGAACGCAAGGTCCGTACAGACTCATTGTGGCGCGGCTTAGCAGAACGCCGTGCATGGATGAAGCATTTATTCGTACCCCGTCCCGGCTCAATACATCGACCGCACAAATTTTACAGATCATTATTCccgaaaattatgaaa GATATTCAAACCATCGAAGACAACTGGCGTCAAGGCACTCACAATTTGCAACGCATCAATTGTCGCAGCGAAAACTCGAAGGGTGTGTATTGCTTACAGTACGACGACAACAAAATTGTTTCCGGCCTCCGTGATAACACGATCAAAATTTGGGATCGCAACACGCTGCAATGCTACAAGATACTCACCGGGCACACGGGCTCCGTTTTGTGCTTGCAGTACGACGACAAAGTGATCATTAGCGGTTCGAGCGACAGTACGGTGCGCGTGTGGGACGTCAATACGGGCGAATTGGTGAACACGTTGATACATCACTGTGAGGCAGTCTTGCATTTACGCTTCAACAACGGCATGATGGTGACTTGCTCGAAGGATCGTTCGATTGCGGTATGGGACATGACATCTGCCAGCGAAATTGCGCTGCGTCGTGTCTTGGTTGGGCATCGAGCTGCCGTCAATGTTGTtgattttgacgaaaaatacaTCGTTTCGGCATCCGGCGATCGTACAATTAAGGTATGGAATACGTCGAGTTGCGACTTTTTCCGTACACTCAATGGACACAAACGAGGCATCGCCTGTTTACAATATCGTGATAGATTAGTTGTTAGTGGAAGTTCAGATAATTCGATAag aCTTTGGGATATTCAGTACGGCAACTGCTTACGTGTTCTCGAGGGACACGAGGAATTAGTTCGTTGCATCCGATTCGACAGCAAAAGAATTGTAAGCGGTGCTTATGATggcaaaattaaagtttgggACCTGCAAGCAGCACTCGACCCACGTGCACAATCGAATACATTGTGTCTAAAGACTTTAGTG gAACACACGGGCCGAGTATTCCGATTACAATTTGACGAGTTCCAGATTGTGAGTAGCTCGCACGACGACACCATTCTAATATGGGACTTCTTAAACTGTTCTCAGGCTAATCCCGAACCTCCCGTTAACCGATCGCCGTCAC cgTCTATGGAATGA